One genomic window of Chelonoidis abingdonii isolate Lonesome George chromosome 5, CheloAbing_2.0, whole genome shotgun sequence includes the following:
- the NSG1 gene encoding neuronal vesicle trafficking-associated protein 1, protein MVKLGNNFSEKSTKQPLLEDGFDTIPLITPLDVNQLQFPPPDKVVVKTKTEYEPDRKKGKFRTPKIAEFTISITEGVSERFKVTVLVLFALVFLTCVVFLVVYKVYKYDHTCPEGFVFKNNQCIPVGVENYYSEQDSSARGKFYTVINHYNLAKQTITRSVSPWMTVLSEEKLSEQETEAAEKSA, encoded by the exons ATGGTGAAACTAGGGAATAATTTCAGTGAGAAGAGCACAAAGCAGCCCCTCTTGGAGGATGGATTTGACACTATCCCCTTGATCACACCCCTGGATGTCAATCAGCTACAGTTCCCGCCTCCTGATAAG GTTGTGGTCAAAACGAAAACAGAATATGAACCTGATCGCAAGAAAGGAAAATTTCGTACTCCCAAAATAGCTGAATTCACAATCAGCATCACTGAAGGGGTTTCGGAAAGATTTAAG GTAACTGTTCTGGTCCTTTTTGCCCTTGTGTTCCTAACATGTGTTGTATTTCTAGTAGTCTACAAGGTTTACAAGTATGATCATACCTGTCCAGAAGGATTCGTTTTCAAG AATAATCAATGCATTCCAGTTGGAGTAGAGAACTACTATTCTGAACAAGACTCCAGCGCTCGAGGGAAATTTTACACTGTCATAAACCACTACAATCTGGCCAAACAAACCATCACACGCTCAGTGTCTCCATGGATGACAGTACTGTCAGAAGAGAAACTGTCTGAACAGGAGACTGAAGCTGCTGAGAAGTCAGCTTAG